gatggtaatttttaatgttttatgatattttctatctttaaaaaaaaacaattattttttgctaaaaagttatttgtttatattatataaatacttcttaaaaatatattttttgtcacAGATAAATCCAAGTGTACTTGGAGATGGACGACCGTGGAGTTATGGATTTTGGAGGGTACATTTATTGATTCATTCATTCTTTACCACCTTCTCAATATGAAATACTCTTAAATCATCTTACTTATTCGAAAGAGCATATTATAGACTAATGTGCATGtcttttactttattttgtttttgacatCATGTGCATGTCTTTTACTAAATGTATATGTACTCCTTGATTTTATCAAAATGTTTATCTACTTTTTAACGATTTTATGACATATACATTAATGCATTtgtgaaaattaataataacagGGTGTCAACGGAGCAGGTTGTTATAATACAGTGTGTCCTGGTTTTATTCAAGTGTCAAAAGATGATCCTTTAAGTGAACCATTACCTTATGCTCCAGAAGGAAAAAGAAACATTGCTCTTACTATTCAGCAGGTAACCTATATTCTTTTCGAtccaaatatgtaaaatatatgatCTACATattattaaagcagaatcttaggagttatttacaaaaccatgttattcatttaaaaaaaaaatttacttttgaCAACTATTAAATCAACCAATTGAAATCAATGATTTTTTAATggtaacaaatatatttatttttaataaggaAATGTGAGTTTGTGGGTGAGAAAAAAAGGAGATATCAATATATTTATggtaacaaatatatttatttttaacgtcaaacaattttctttacaaatcaaaacaaaaccataaCTGTTAATTAACTATTAGCATTTATTTCGGTATAGGTTTAGCATATCCTacgtaaattatttttaaccaGCTTTTTGTAATAATTAGGTCTTTATAAAAATTGCATATACTTAATTTCACaggtaataaataattaaaattaatatcactTATTTTGTGATACAAACTAAGTGATGTGTATTTTTgtagtgtatttttcaaattcatggataacaaaattataaactttcattttttaCAATCTTTTATAGTTATGTTTTTTCTATGGTTGGAACAAATAGATGCAACTAAgtaattaaaatagttttaaaaaataaaatatacaaagaataatattaaaatatgagaAATATCTTTAGTATTATATCTGTAAATATAATACAGTACTTtagaataaatttaaaaaattaatacaatatttttctaaaacattaacttcttaaaaattaatttctataaatataaatatacaactTTTATAACATATCTAACACTTATGATTATTTTTCAAACGTCAACAATCAACGCATTTTAAATGTATCATATTAACTTATATAGCAACACATAATCTTATTATTAACAAATTTTGTAGAATtttaaagcgcgggtcaaatTCTAGTGTATTCTTAAATTTGCATATGATGATTAATTAACTTGAAGTTAACTCTTGTATGTTGTACCGTTATATCATAGATTTATAGTATGTAAATTGTATAGCTTTAAATAATAAGTCCTAGAAGTAGCtactagttatttattttatgaatcaagtaacatattttaaacaataaaatgaTCATTGTGTTAGAATATAACAGAAGGATAAAGATTTAGGGAAAGATGGATGGGGATCAAATACAGTTTCCTGGATACTATATTGTTTGGTTATCTGTATATCAATTCCAACATGATTTTTACTGTCTTTTGCTCGCTATTTGAATATATCAAATCTAacatatatgttttctattcaTTTAAGGATACGGACACAGGTCACTGGTGGGTAACAGATATAGAAGAAGGCGATAAACCAGATATACATATTGGCTATTGGCCTAAAGAACTATTTGATCTAATGGGTGATGGTGCGAACATACTTGGAATTGGAGGAGCAGTCCAGTCTTCATCTTCCGGTGTAAGTCCACCAATGGGTAATGGTCATCTACCAACAAAAAAGGACATGGATTCAGCACGCGTTTCAGAGTTTCTCTACAGATACGAAAATTCAGACTTCAAGAATTATTACCAGTATTCTAAGTTGGATAAGCTATTAGACAGTGAAAAATGCTATGGCTTAAAAAAGGGGGACGATTATTTTTTCACATTTGGTGGACCGGGAGGAAATTCATGTGGAATATAAACATTGCAAGCTAAAACTATGTTAAtggttattatataataatcaaTTATTAGATTGTTggctttataatttatattcaaCAGTATAATGATTCTGCATAATATGTGTATGGTTCGTTACACTAATAAAGCGTGTCAATGAATCATAACGATTgtggaaaaaatatataattgcatTCATGATCACGTGTTTGCATTCCAAATTGCGTTCGTGATTTCGTTTGTTTCGCGATACGTTCATGTACTCGATCCGTTTTATGTTCGTAAACCGCAATGCGTCGATCCCGTTTTATGTTTCGATGGAGTGTTAATAtaattactagattttgacccgcgctttgaaagcgcgggtttattattattattttttcaattgacaaatatttagtaaatgtcacattttcatatatttgtgttttattttataaaagacttaaaaattttatctttatttatcgtatttcattttaaatgactatttatgttaaaaaaaattaaactttatttttttaatgaattaagttggtataactctgataaattaattttattatggggttaatattttaattaaaaaattatatacttttaataaagatttatacttttcaataaaaaaattcaattatttttatgaatgcttaaattatattaagaaaagaaaaaaaataataattaagaatagttgaaaaaaaaattatttgaacttggattcaatggtccaaaggaaaaaaaaggtgagaattgaatctgattttttaataggcccaaatggcccaagagagatttgatttgggctggatccaaaaataatgacccaatatagatttgttattaatattacttaattgcccttaatgaaacatgcaatgttagtgaaggaaacatgcccctaaggtaattatgacaataggatcctgctttaatagtatagatttttaaTATGACCTTTACACACCATGCAACATAAATAACCAAGAACATATTTAACAATAGATAAGGATTTTTCCTAAACTGacataaaaaaattaccaaatagTTGTTATGGTCTAAAATACTCTCATTTACAattgtgaaaaaaaaacttaattacaaAAGAGCCCATAGAAGAAGAATTCAAGAAAAAtgggattagggtttgtgatgtATAATTGAAGGttctgtttgttttttttcttttccgaaAAACTATTTTAACAAGTTTTAACTCTGGCttccggaaaaaaaaaagtagaatggCACCACTGTAAATCAACACAATAATTAGGCTAGGTTCTCTCAAGAGCATGACACCTCAGCACTGAAAATGGCTGTGGGATTGACATGTCATCAAATGAAAAATTTGAGAAACCAATCAATTCATTTGGATAAACACGTCACTGGAACTGAGCCGTGGTTCTTCTACAGACGcatctcttcctcctcctctccgAGCTCGTCGTCGAGTTCTTCTACAGGCGCATCTTTCCTTCCCCTCCTCTATCGcatctcttccttcttctcctctccGAGCTCGTCGTTGAGTTCTTCTACAGACGCATCGGGCCTCGTCGGCGTCGAGTTCTTCTTCAGTCTGTCCGGGCTCGTCGGCGTCGAGATCGTCTCCAGCCGCATCAAGAGGATCTAGCTCAAACAGCAGGGGATCCTCGGCACTCTTCAAGGTCGTCAGCGTCGAGTTCTTCTTCAGACGGTCCGGTATCGTCGGCGTCGAGTTCTTCTCCAGCCGCATCACGATTTGGACTTCTAGGGTTCTAGGAGTTCTGAGATATGAAATCGGTTCGAATCTAAATCCGTTTAACTTCAGTCTTAAACAGAGTGCATGTTATGCGGATCTCCGTCTTCTACAATCGTTTCGACTTTTTTCTCTTTGTATAGCATTGATTCATTGTCCAGAAACTGCTTTGATGTTTTTGGAGTTTTTGTTTTAGGTGGTTCACAGGTTCAGAATACAGCTGAATCCACAGTTTTTCAAGTATTGAACTGAGGTTATCCATCTTTCTTTTTCCTATTGTAGTCTCGGTCCGCATATCTGCTTCAGTTTGTATTATACACAAATCAAGTAGTGTTTTAATGCTTCCATTTACAGTTACACATGTTTGTGATCTTGAATCTTGTCTGAGTTCAAATGATTCTAATCTTCAAATGCCAAAGGCGATATGACAGGATCCTCTACTGAACTACCAAAGAACTTCTTTTGTTTCCAACCCAAAAGAGCTTCGATTTGAGCTTTAGAGCTCCAAAGTAAAAGAATGTCTAAAACGTTGCAAATTGCCTAACAAGATTCTGTAAATAGATAGACCAAATCAGAAGCTTCCTTTTACTATCGTAAGACAAGATTACAAGTCTTTGATCAGGAGATGGCAATTCTACACTAATAAATGTATTCACCTCATTCGTATACGTGTTCGGAGAATTAAGTTAGCAATATCTAGATCCTTTGAATTGAAGTATATAAAATGAATGTAGCCTAAAGGCacatcaatttaatataataagtATTCAATATTCTTCTGCTCTGATACGAAGAATCATGACTAAATTCAGGgaatgataattttaaaaataatcatcaTAAACAAAACTGTAAACATAAAGAATACCAAAAACCTGATGAGTCTTTCTGTTTAGTACTTCTCTTATAAacatgaagaaaataaaatattacgtCCGTTTACGTTGAGATTACCATGAACACTGTTCAGTTTTAGCTTGATCTATCTATGAACTCAATGACTCTATCTATCTATGAACTCAATTTCCATTGTAAGCATACACCTTATGTGATCAAATTTTATTCCAAACAAAACGTTAAACAAAATCCCGCGGCGTAGCGCGGGTACTAACCTAGTAATGATAATTGCAAACTTAAACCGCCCCGCCAGGGGTCATATACGTACATAGAGGTTTTTCACGacatctataaattaaaaaaacacacacaccagatgaaaaaaaatatatatgtaccaTAACATTGGAAACAGTAGTTAAAAACTTGCACgcatatttttaaagtttaaacaagACCGCATTGTATTGACCAGTATTGACTTAGGCTCCGACAAAGCTAAGCATGGTCTTGTGCCACAGTATCTTCGGTCGGAAATGGGTGCACTTTCCGGTTCTGCCGGCTTCTGAAACACTTTAGCCCAAGAATTAGAATCATtataaagaaaattagaatCAGTGGAAGGCTCAGAAGAAGGCAGAAGTTCATTTTAGATCTAATGCTGCGGATCTTCGCCATCAGTTCCTCTCTACGTTGAGGCGTTTGATACGAGTCTAACCTGCAAAACGAGCTGCTAAACATGAATACAGTAGAAAACTAATTCGGAAATGCTTAAAGAAAACTGAACTAATAAGTaaatgttaaaaacaaaaaacttaacTGATAAAGGTTTCTAAGTAATTACGATCAACTCTATTTATAATTGTAAGACTAGGTTTGGGCACGCACACCCGTGGgttttattataaagtttacATTTCTATGAATGTAGTTGAGTTTTATTGAAgtatttattctatatataatttaataaaaatattagtagaACCTATTGTTTGTAACAATATCTTTTACCctttttatttctatataaatgCGTAATATGTTCAAATATTGTTAACAAATCTGGTAtgctaaatatatttttttggtgaaagTATGCTAAATATTTGATTAAACAAATCCCTAAAAGGCATAGAAAAATAAGATTTACTGGTGAAAAATAAAAGGGAAtctgtataattattttttttttaataagtgtgatatagttttgtgataaaaaaattgtgaactGGGCAGGTATTCGTAAAAAATGTAACGTGTTATCTTATCTAATAAGTTGCTAGCAATACCTGCTAGatcattaattattatgaatccattaaataaaagaaaacaacagtGCATATAATATCGAGACAGTAAAAATCATTGGTACTTAAATTGATGGATCAATTTATtcttaataaaaattgtaaGGATAGTTTAAATGTGagaatcaaaaatttattttacaatattattaaataaatacaaaagtacatttaataaattttgtaaggaTGGTTCAACTTCAAAATCACAcattaaaatctaagaaaatatgATGATATATATTGAAATCCAATTATCCGATGATAAGTTATACCATCGCGTATATGCTATGCAGCTTTATTCAGATCCGTCTTATTCATGATTAATTTTTCgttgatgaaaaactctgagGACAAAGAAAAAAGCTAAGACTCTtaggtatttttttttgacttaTCTAAATATTTCTTATGAGATACCAAAAGTTATTAGAGTACTTAACGAAAACCTAAAAGAACCTTGGAAACGAGTGATGATACAACTGACAGAAAGACGTGTGCAAATGAGTACACAATTTTTCTACTTGAGAACATATTGTGCCCAATGATCAACGACATAATAAATCTCATTTACAGATGACACCATTTTGTACTAATTTTACCGAATGTTTTCCTTTCAAACCGTATATAAGAACAAAATACCCATAAACAAATACCATTTCATTGATAGGAAAGGCACTGCCCAAAAGTATAGTATCAAACACAAACATGAGCTTTTTATTCGCAATGACGTACGATCGACCAAGACAAATAAATAACTCGATTCCAAAAAAGTTTTTGAGATCTGCTTGATTGAAACCTCAAACACGACTATTCCTTTTCTAGCTATATGGAGAAGAAGATCCAGATTTTATCTCAATCAATCCAAAGATGCCaaccaaaatcaaaagaatCTGTGGAACCTAGTCTTCAATTGCCTTCGAGTCCTTCGTCGTCTCGTTTATTTTCTTAACCAAAGTAAAATCATTATGGTTATACTTAATCGTAGAGTATATAAAACCAAGcttatagtttaatatatagaTGGCCACGATCATATGGTTTGtctattgttagtttaatacaAAGATGCCCTTAGTGAAGCCTCTAGGTTTAGTGTTAAAATGAGTGGCAATTTTAGTAATATACATTACATGAATAAAGGTTTATTTCTAAATATACTTCTCTTTTACTTGACGTCTCAACACACTCGTTTCCAATGTTCAAAAAGTCAAAACCGTTAATGTTGTATTGTGTAATCCGCATTGTAGATACGAGACTGTGATAATGTTTTGACAGTCAGAATACTAGatatacagaaaaaaaataatgatatttttgatcaatttttaaaaatgatttgctaaACACGTTTTTATCACTCCGAGCACTAAAGTAGAtggaataattttataatttgttgtGATTTGTATATTATGTATATGTTTGTACAGTTGATTATTagtttttgtgaatttttatcAGTTATGATCTCCAAAAAATGAAAGATGAAAAAGTATACCACTCGTGCATTTTGATAATTGTATATCTTATTTTCCTCGAAACGTCacttttgtaaaaaataaataaataaaacaactGTTATAAAAACACAATCCATTGCTGTTAGCGTCAATATCTCAcgacatattaatttttttttgttatactccttccgtttcaaaATGTTTGAtagagtttttgatgtttcaaaatagatgatgttttcatatttcaatataattttaagttcaaaaactgtgtaaccaatcatattttgtagtattttttgtgattggttgaatacattttaatttatattttaatggtacattttagattaaaaaaaacaaattttttaatatttgtgtcccaacctaaaacttcatatattttgaaacataaagagTATTAGATAGCAGTATTCTTTAAACAataagatataaatataatgttAAAATGTATTTAgagttagtaaaatataatagtaatacGGTATAAAACGACATTCGGGACAGCATCCCTGATGCACACGAGCTTCGAGCTAATAAACGTGACACTGTTAGTATCCATCCACATTTTGATGTTGTGTGGTATCCACATTGTTGTAGTAAATATTAGTATTACTATTTTCCATCCAATTTAATGATTTCCATCATTACTACAATACTACACCATAAAGCCAAGTTATCGTTTCGTATCAGGTACCCATTTATGTGTGTTTTAACaacataaaatatgatatatattcaCCTCAGCTTTATTAATAGCatacaaatatatttgataaaatgATTGGATAGTTGCATGTTATTTTGGACTACCTAAAGTTACTAACATGAAATCACACTTATAATTCATTGGACTCAACTATGAAAACGTAAGTCGAGATCTAAACAAATGAAAACCATAGTTCAAAAGTGCCAGTATTAGTTGCATTCTTATTAGGTTTGGTGTAATTATTAGGTTATTCAGACAAAACAGCCACTAATTTCTTATTCAATGGGTCCACTTATAAAGTAAGCCACTAACTATGCTGACGTGTTGGCTAATCAATATGTCATTTTATAGGTTGTGAGCCTTGTGAAGGACGCCTCCGACTTGTCTGTCTCTACCTCTAAATTCCAATTGGCTGATATTACAACTTCGTTTTATCATGTAtatcataaaatcaaataatattttctggtgaattttattagaatttttaacattacgaaagttttttttctatgttcAAAACAAAACCAGCTGTTTATTAATAGTCCATGGATTTGATTGATTTTATGTCAAACTTTACCTACAATTTAGTTCAAATATATCTTCTATAAATGTTATAACATTctcatttttataaatacaactgGTGGGTGGTGGCATAAGTATTCTTTAGTAAATAGTCTACATAAATTTTACCAGGGGTGGTGGATTGTACTGgagttttaaatataactattgATCTAAAGTTGTGGCTTATACTTATAGTTATCTGatgtaaaagaaagaaaaaaacagcaTACCTATACAACTAACTATATGGTTAAAAAAAGTCGATGAGTTCATAATATTAGACAGTTGTGAGGATAATGAGCTTAATATCTTTTTATCTTTTCGCTTTTccagcaaataaaaagataatgaGCATTAGTTGGAAACCATTCCCAATTTCCAAAATATCGAAATTAATTATATTCGTAAGATTTGCTACGTTTTGACATTTTCGAACGTAAGACTCCTACTCCATCAATAATAATGTGGAAAATGTAGGCAAAAactagttttttgtttttgttttgaacacTGGCAAAAAGTAGCTTAATCTTGTTAACTAACACTTCTGTCGACTCTACGTTCAACTACAACAACTCATgtgaaagaggaaaaaaaaatgaaataaataaatttatctattctttttaaaataataaaaagccAAATAAGACCGACCAAAGTCAGAAGAAAGCCGTAAAGTAAATCCaccttaaacaaaaaaaaatccaacttATTAAACTCCAACTTACCAAACAGATACAGAGACTTCGGTAATAAAGATCAAATTTCTCTCTCTTCAAagaacggaaaaaaaaaacgaaactttATTTCTCAAATAGGAAAGAAGGAGCTTTCTTGTAGAATTGAATTGTGCCGTGCCTGGTTAAAGCAAATTGAATTCTTTTAGATTCTCAGACAACGTAACGAATCACTGTTTCGTGTCTGTCTGATTTGTGCTTGTGTCCCTCTCTCTCTTTGCTTTTCTCCATCTtcactttctatttttttctcgagaaaaaaaaaaaaaacctttttctGAGCTTTCCGGGAAAGTTTTGTCAGATTCGATCACAATCTTTAATCATCACCAAAGTCGCAACCTTTAGAATATGAAACCACCACAATCAGCTTCGTTAGATAGGCGGAGAGACGATTTCCGGCGAGGAGGCTCCGACATATTCGAGATCATCGATCACGCCATCATGGTCGCTGCCACAGATTGTCCGATCAAATTCAAATCGAGAAGAGACAAAATCGCAGAGCTTCTCTTCTCCTGCAGAGTCACTC
The window above is part of the Brassica napus cultivar Da-Ae chromosome C3, Da-Ae, whole genome shotgun sequence genome. Proteins encoded here:
- the LOC106386269 gene encoding uncharacterized protein LOC106386269, coding for MDIVLKFVAFIIASSLFQSGETLKVHKSSKVNEKMIYNCVDIYKQPSLNHPLLQNHKIQMEPSFSVPKSIRFENKMRKNIISCPNGTVPILKNIKDHAANTQYFAEKYFNPLTVESHGTHFAGIRLQKDGPYYGIAAWISVHDLHISRDQASFANMYVGNRVNNKENFIQVGWMINPSVLGDGRPWSYGFWRGVNGAGCYNTVCPGFIQVSKDDPLSEPLPYAPEGKRNIALTIQQDTDTGHWWVTDIEEGDKPDIHIGYWPKELFDLMGDGANILGIGGAVQSSSSGVSPPMGNGHLPTKKDMDSARVSEFLYRYENSDFKNYYQYSKLDKLLDSEKCYGLKKGDDYFFTFGGPGGNSCGI